One Peterkaempfera bronchialis DNA window includes the following coding sequences:
- a CDS encoding S8 family peptidase — MTTQPAPRPPLTWSLRGRGPQDIPVDADGERITAGWSWGGSTGHGVRVCVVDSGVERDHPLVGPVQGSYAVVQGDDGLTVEETSTGDTCGHGTACAGIIRRTAPDCELYSVRVLGERFAGTGDALLTGLRWAVRQRFDVVNMSLSTTRPHFAEALRVLADDAYFGRTAIVASAHNTQVESYPWRFSSVISVGSHQEDDPDLYLYNPRPPVEFFAPGQNVTVPWLGGATIRTTGNSFATPYVAGLCARILAKHPAMTTFQLKNALYLSAANVRTGSRGAQ; from the coding sequence GCCTGCGCGGCCGGGGCCCGCAGGACATCCCCGTGGACGCCGACGGCGAGCGGATCACCGCCGGCTGGTCCTGGGGCGGCTCCACCGGCCATGGCGTACGGGTCTGCGTGGTGGACAGCGGGGTGGAACGCGACCACCCGCTGGTCGGCCCGGTGCAGGGCTCCTACGCCGTGGTGCAGGGCGACGACGGGCTCACCGTCGAGGAGACCTCCACCGGGGACACCTGCGGACACGGCACCGCCTGCGCGGGCATCATCCGCCGCACCGCGCCCGACTGCGAGCTGTACAGCGTCCGGGTCCTCGGCGAGCGGTTCGCCGGCACCGGCGACGCCCTGCTCACCGGGCTCCGCTGGGCCGTCCGGCAGCGCTTCGACGTGGTGAACATGAGCCTGTCCACCACCCGCCCGCACTTCGCCGAGGCGCTGCGGGTGCTCGCCGACGACGCCTACTTCGGCCGCACCGCGATCGTGGCCTCCGCGCACAACACCCAGGTGGAGAGCTACCCCTGGCGGTTCTCCTCGGTGATCTCGGTCGGCAGCCACCAGGAGGACGACCCCGACCTGTACCTGTACAACCCCCGGCCACCGGTGGAGTTCTTCGCCCCCGGCCAGAACGTCACCGTGCCCTGGCTGGGCGGCGCGACCATCCGCACCACCGGCAACAGCTTCGCCACCCCGTATGTCGCCGGGCTCTGCGCCCGCATCCTGGCCAAGCACCCGGCGATGACGACCTTCCAGCTGAAGAACGCGCTCTACCTATCCGCGGCCAATGTCCGGACCGGCAGCAGAGGTGCCCAATGA
- a CDS encoding GAF domain-containing protein, translated as MTESRDPVARELLQSIVGVAQAIFGAQASSIFLLDERADELVFEAVSGRGEEFLVGMRFPADRGIAGWVATSGEPMVVDDLAHDPSFARDLAESTRYVPDALMAAPLIHGTRILGVLEVLDPVQQSRSSLGELDLLALFARQAAAALRIVLERRAADLPPVDRPDLDAGQRATGLRLVEELKELLRHAG; from the coding sequence ATGACCGAGAGCAGAGACCCCGTCGCGCGGGAACTCCTCCAGTCGATCGTCGGGGTGGCACAGGCCATCTTCGGCGCTCAGGCCAGCTCCATCTTCCTGCTCGACGAGCGGGCCGACGAGCTGGTCTTCGAGGCCGTCTCCGGCCGGGGCGAGGAGTTCCTGGTCGGCATGCGCTTCCCGGCCGACCGGGGGATCGCCGGCTGGGTGGCGACCTCCGGCGAGCCGATGGTGGTGGACGACCTCGCGCACGACCCGTCCTTCGCCCGCGACCTCGCCGAGTCCACCCGCTATGTCCCCGACGCGCTGATGGCCGCGCCGCTCATCCACGGCACCCGCATCCTCGGGGTGCTGGAGGTGCTGGACCCGGTGCAGCAGTCCCGGTCCAGCCTGGGCGAACTCGACCTGCTGGCGCTCTTCGCCCGGCAGGCCGCCGCCGCGCTCCGCATCGTGCTGGAACGCCGCGCCGCCGACCTGCCGCCCGTCGACCGGCCGGACCTGGACGCCGGGCAGCGGGCCACCGGGCTGCGGCTGGTCGAGGAGCTGAAGGAGCTGCTGCGCCATGCCGGCTGA
- a CDS encoding cytochrome P450 has protein sequence MPADDRRPAPSPLGRAFVQHPHPVLAELREGCPVARVDDPRGRPVWVVTRAEDVRAGLLDPRLSLQHPPPAPGARPYRALELSLVDYDPPHHTRIRRLAAPAFAPQRVERYRQAAETTAAALLAPLPADRPADLMSAFARPFSFRVLCEAFATPEAARADLLGWMTALFDRRGRTPADIQAATDGIERHVRDEIAARRRAPGSDLLSAIATAWQPDGDVTEDELVSLCAMVLLAGFDSTAQMIGLCVRALLTHPDLYARLRADPALVPAAVDELLRWDTPAPFSTRRRALADITLGDTVIPAGSGVLLAMAAANRDPRHHPDPDTLDLDRPGAARHLAFGLGPHYCLGSALARLELCTALTALLRHRPAARLAVPAAELSWRGGCQHRVLAALPVLLGTGVDPR, from the coding sequence ATGCCGGCTGACGACCGCCGCCCCGCCCCCTCACCGCTCGGCCGGGCGTTCGTCCAGCACCCCCACCCGGTCCTCGCCGAGCTGCGGGAGGGCTGCCCGGTGGCCAGGGTGGACGACCCCCGGGGTCGGCCGGTCTGGGTCGTCACCCGCGCCGAGGACGTCCGGGCCGGGCTGCTCGACCCCCGGCTGTCGCTCCAGCACCCGCCGCCCGCGCCCGGCGCCCGCCCGTACCGCGCGCTGGAGCTGAGCCTGGTCGACTACGACCCGCCGCACCACACCCGCATCCGCAGACTGGCCGCACCCGCCTTCGCCCCGCAGCGGGTGGAGCGCTACCGGCAGGCCGCCGAGACCACCGCCGCCGCGCTGCTGGCGCCGCTGCCCGCCGACCGGCCCGCCGACCTGATGAGCGCCTTCGCCCGCCCCTTCTCCTTCCGCGTCCTCTGCGAGGCGTTCGCGACCCCCGAGGCGGCCCGCGCCGACCTCCTCGGCTGGATGACCGCCCTCTTCGACCGCCGAGGCCGCACCCCCGCCGACATCCAGGCCGCCACCGACGGCATCGAACGGCACGTCAGGGATGAGATCGCGGCCCGCCGCCGCGCCCCCGGCAGCGACCTGCTCTCCGCCATCGCCACCGCCTGGCAGCCGGACGGCGACGTCACCGAGGACGAACTGGTCTCGCTCTGCGCCATGGTGCTGCTCGCCGGATTCGACTCCACCGCGCAGATGATCGGCCTCTGCGTACGGGCCCTGCTCACCCACCCTGACCTGTACGCCCGGCTCCGCGCCGACCCCGCTCTGGTCCCCGCCGCCGTGGACGAGCTGCTGCGCTGGGACACCCCCGCGCCGTTCAGCACCCGCCGCCGGGCCCTGGCCGACATCACCCTCGGCGACACCGTCATCCCGGCCGGCAGCGGCGTACTGCTCGCCATGGCCGCCGCCAACCGCGACCCCCGCCACCACCCCGACCCGGACACCCTGGACCTCGACCGGCCGGGCGCCGCCCGCCACCTGGCCTTCGGACTCGGGCCGCACTACTGCCTCGGCTCCGCCCTGGCCCGGCTGGAACTCTGCACCGCCCTCACCGCGCTGCTGCGCCACCGCCCCGCCGCCCGGCTCGCCGTCCCCGCCGCAGAGCTCTCCTGGCGCGGCGGCTGCCAGCACCGCGTGCTGGCCGCACTGCCCGTCCTGCTCGGTACAGGGGTGGATCCCCGGTGA
- a CDS encoding glycosyltransferase yields MNVLLCPLSDPGFRYPALAVGLELRRRGHTVRVLAPGGAAGPLPPGLDPAATAGPEDATAFRVGNWFRYGAAQYRAVREAARRTRADALVTSVLCHGALLAAETLDLPVAVLGLAAHLWPYAAGGQGEPERPALRAWRLHETLGHYARAREDAGLPPRRDRAPERPLTGDALLLRGHPAFEYPGAELPERIHRVGPCWWEPAPDPADLATLADLDARIARCGKPLVYVHHGRSFGGSSLWPWLNAAFTGGPYQAVVETGRSGPARPAPGADLLPVRHPWMTPLITRATAVVASGTTAPVLAALLTARPLLLHPAGGEQPLLTEACLRAGVAHRAPADPAAAPTALDAARTDPALRARTTAVGDWLRRSPGPPAAATLIESLSHPTPAVSPAGTLTG; encoded by the coding sequence GTGAACGTGCTGCTCTGCCCGCTGAGCGACCCCGGATTCCGCTACCCCGCCCTCGCCGTCGGCCTGGAACTGCGGCGGCGCGGCCACACCGTACGGGTGCTCGCCCCCGGCGGCGCCGCCGGACCCCTGCCGCCCGGCCTGGACCCGGCCGCGACCGCCGGACCCGAGGACGCGACGGCCTTCCGGGTCGGCAACTGGTTCCGGTACGGCGCCGCCCAGTACCGCGCCGTACGCGAAGCCGCCCGGCGGACCCGCGCCGACGCCCTGGTCACCTCCGTGCTCTGCCACGGCGCCCTGCTGGCCGCCGAGACCCTGGACCTGCCGGTCGCCGTCCTCGGCCTGGCCGCCCACCTCTGGCCGTACGCGGCCGGCGGCCAGGGCGAGCCCGAACGGCCCGCGCTCCGCGCCTGGCGGCTGCACGAGACCCTCGGCCACTACGCCCGCGCCCGGGAGGACGCCGGACTCCCGCCCCGCCGCGACCGCGCCCCGGAACGCCCGCTGACCGGCGACGCCCTGCTGCTGCGCGGCCACCCGGCGTTCGAGTACCCCGGCGCGGAGCTGCCGGAACGCATCCACCGGGTCGGCCCCTGCTGGTGGGAACCGGCCCCCGACCCCGCCGACCTCGCCACCCTCGCGGACCTCGACGCCCGCATCGCCCGGTGCGGCAAACCCCTGGTCTATGTCCACCATGGGCGCAGCTTCGGCGGCAGCAGCCTCTGGCCCTGGCTGAACGCGGCCTTCACCGGCGGCCCGTACCAGGCCGTCGTCGAGACCGGCCGCTCCGGCCCGGCCCGACCCGCCCCCGGCGCCGACCTGCTGCCGGTACGCCACCCCTGGATGACCCCCCTGATCACCCGGGCCACCGCCGTCGTCGCCAGCGGTACCACCGCCCCCGTCCTGGCCGCCCTGCTCACCGCGCGCCCGCTGCTGCTCCACCCCGCCGGCGGCGAACAGCCCCTGCTCACCGAGGCCTGCCTACGGGCCGGAGTCGCCCACCGCGCCCCGGCCGACCCCGCCGCGGCCCCGACCGCCCTGGACGCGGCCCGCACCGACCCCGCCCTACGCGCCCGCACCACCGCCGTCGGCGACTGGCTCCGCCGCTCCCCCGGCCCACCCGCCGCCGCCACCCTGATCGAATCCCTCTCCCACCCGACCCCCGCCGTCAGCCCCGCCGGCACCCTCACCGGGTGA
- a CDS encoding DUF1349 domain-containing protein → MEPEAEGYIIQGLLIALAEEGPLGGSWAIDGGTLTMTSAPSTDLFIDPMSREGEQLPDAGRLVGSPPEGDFTLAARVAVGFRSTYDAGVLLLHAGERVWAKLCFEYSPQHRPTAVTVVTRGTSDDANAHEVMGDRLWLRITRSGAAFAFHASADGRWWQLLRYFTLGPEAANRVKIGFMAQSPLGEGCTAVFDRIAFQREAPKDLRDGS, encoded by the coding sequence GTGGAACCCGAAGCGGAGGGGTACATCATCCAGGGTCTGCTGATCGCACTCGCCGAGGAGGGGCCGCTCGGCGGCTCCTGGGCCATCGACGGCGGGACGCTGACGATGACGTCCGCCCCGAGTACGGACCTGTTCATCGACCCGATGAGCCGGGAGGGCGAGCAACTTCCCGACGCGGGGCGGCTGGTGGGGAGTCCGCCGGAGGGCGACTTCACGCTTGCCGCGCGGGTGGCCGTGGGGTTCCGCAGCACCTATGACGCCGGGGTGCTGCTGCTGCACGCGGGCGAGCGGGTCTGGGCGAAGCTCTGCTTCGAGTACTCGCCGCAGCACCGGCCGACCGCGGTGACGGTGGTGACCCGGGGCACCTCCGACGACGCCAACGCCCATGAGGTGATGGGTGACCGGCTCTGGCTGCGGATCACCCGCAGCGGCGCCGCCTTCGCCTTCCACGCCTCCGCCGACGGCCGCTGGTGGCAGTTGCTCCGCTACTTCACGCTGGGCCCGGAGGCGGCGAACCGGGTGAAGATCGGCTTTATGGCGCAGTCGCCGCTGGGCGAGGGCTGTACGGCGGTCTTCGACCGGATCGCCTTCCAGCGGGAGGCGCCGAAGGACCTGCGCGACGGCAGCTGA
- a CDS encoding SMI1/KNR4 family protein — protein sequence MTTGRPGAPAGPGSAQAPGAAYAGQAVHFPDPLRAEKYPAGVRVDAHGYPDFGPFAAAAAEVADPPDGFGVDELRLTDYVSANAALYTQGHALWADLDCAVATPQGWTWHHAVGGAPTGSRRLELVPVEVKALLRHHGGLALSSADHARRGTRPLQEHRPTHFSLTEDGGDPVTVTEDQLQRVEERLGYRLPGAYRGFLKLAGGRAPVGVALDTELGLLLDQPFFGVHDSHRLDDLVYVNKCVRDHLTKDYLAVAYAQGGLLALKVRGPRTGSVWFCPYDDARDTGAQEPPDQRCERLLLPCGDDFDAFLLRLAGSPPELETVAELMVDGGFARAVPAKGQG from the coding sequence ATGACGACAGGTCGGCCCGGGGCGCCTGCCGGACCCGGTAGCGCACAGGCGCCTGGCGCCGCCTACGCGGGGCAGGCCGTGCACTTCCCCGACCCGCTGCGGGCGGAGAAGTACCCCGCCGGGGTGCGGGTGGACGCCCATGGCTACCCGGACTTCGGCCCCTTCGCGGCTGCCGCCGCCGAGGTCGCCGACCCGCCCGACGGCTTCGGCGTGGACGAACTGCGGCTCACCGACTACGTCTCGGCCAACGCCGCCCTGTACACCCAGGGCCACGCCCTCTGGGCCGACCTGGACTGCGCCGTGGCCACCCCGCAGGGCTGGACCTGGCACCACGCCGTCGGCGGCGCCCCGACCGGCAGCCGCCGCCTGGAACTGGTCCCGGTCGAGGTCAAGGCGCTGCTGCGGCACCACGGCGGCCTGGCCCTGTCCAGCGCCGACCACGCCCGGCGCGGCACCCGCCCGCTCCAGGAGCACCGGCCCACCCACTTCTCCCTCACCGAGGACGGCGGCGACCCGGTGACGGTGACCGAGGATCAGCTCCAGCGGGTCGAGGAGCGGCTCGGCTACCGGCTGCCCGGCGCCTACCGGGGCTTCCTCAAGCTCGCCGGCGGCCGGGCGCCGGTCGGCGTGGCCCTCGACACCGAGCTGGGACTCCTGCTCGACCAGCCGTTCTTCGGCGTCCACGACAGCCACCGGCTGGACGACCTGGTCTACGTCAACAAGTGCGTACGCGACCACCTCACCAAGGACTACCTGGCCGTCGCCTACGCCCAGGGCGGGCTGCTGGCGCTCAAGGTGCGCGGCCCGCGCACCGGCTCGGTCTGGTTCTGCCCGTACGACGACGCCCGCGACACGGGCGCGCAGGAACCGCCGGACCAGCGCTGCGAACGGCTGCTGCTGCCCTGCGGGGACGACTTCGACGCGTTCCTGCTGCGGCTGGCGGGCAGCCCGCCCGAACTGGAGACGGTGGCCGAGCTGATGGTGGACGGCGGGTTCGCCCGCGCCGTCCCCGCGAAGGGGCAGGGGTGA
- a CDS encoding SUKH-4 family immunity protein, with amino-acid sequence MLAPPGSFGLPGGPAAVGRGAGGTPPPPPPGLLGGGRGPSAPPPPPPPGVLHGGPGAAPGGGGGRGASAPPPPPPPGVLHGGPGAADIADERTSRAPGPGRPGTPQGAPPPPPAELDHEATQLAPAVNLGPGGRPTPPPPGGPGLPGDLAAAPPPPPGMQAAPLPPPPAAGAAAGAGAGAGAGAAGPSYGYPSPPPPPPRQPSMPFPPGPAMQPPPFAPGGPVPGPPGLPTVGPGYLAVLSYRGPDGSEQKVMQRSEPGTPHPEWKILQELRRLNVPPDQVLELHTELECCDLPAGYCARMVKEAWPNVRISHTAAYGRDHAARQSGMRHLLEHLDELHALASGPARPKPVRVPLPDPGAVPRLPPLAPQQLAAELGQAFGPAVFRYEQRAVSRQGVPQPVSQTLTWAGLPVEFPPFFWAQAQPGRPIPTLAELAAERGRTAAPDAGGYLVLGNDYGRQLCVQYGTAAVVAVDLDGGPEQTQPRFVNSGVPEFVRCLALLGRMWRLRYGLTPEQAGRWTTDFQAQLAAIDPAALHSPDTWWAVLLEQFWDGLL; translated from the coding sequence ATGCTGGCCCCCCCGGGCAGCTTCGGCCTGCCCGGTGGCCCGGCGGCGGTGGGGCGCGGGGCGGGCGGTACGCCTCCGCCGCCCCCGCCGGGTCTGCTGGGCGGCGGCCGTGGCCCCAGCGCTCCGCCGCCCCCGCCGCCGCCGGGCGTGCTGCACGGTGGCCCGGGTGCGGCCCCCGGAGGCGGTGGCGGACGCGGTGCCAGTGCCCCGCCGCCTCCGCCGCCGCCGGGCGTGCTGCACGGCGGCCCGGGTGCGGCCGACATCGCGGACGAGCGCACCTCGCGGGCGCCCGGCCCCGGCCGCCCGGGTACGCCGCAGGGAGCCCCGCCGCCCCCTCCGGCGGAACTCGACCATGAAGCCACCCAGCTCGCCCCGGCCGTCAACCTCGGCCCCGGCGGCCGCCCGACGCCCCCGCCGCCGGGCGGTCCCGGCCTGCCCGGGGACCTGGCCGCCGCGCCGCCGCCCCCGCCCGGCATGCAGGCCGCCCCACTGCCCCCACCCCCCGCCGCCGGAGCCGCAGCCGGAGCCGGAGCCGGAGCCGGAGCCGGAGCCGCCGGGCCGAGCTACGGCTACCCGTCGCCGCCCCCGCCCCCGCCCCGGCAGCCGTCCATGCCCTTCCCGCCGGGCCCCGCGATGCAGCCCCCGCCCTTCGCCCCCGGCGGCCCGGTACCCGGGCCTCCCGGCCTGCCCACCGTCGGCCCCGGCTACCTCGCGGTGCTCAGCTACCGGGGCCCCGACGGCTCCGAGCAGAAGGTGATGCAGCGCAGCGAACCCGGCACCCCGCACCCGGAGTGGAAGATCCTCCAGGAGCTGCGCCGCCTCAATGTGCCGCCGGACCAAGTCCTGGAGCTGCACACCGAGTTGGAGTGCTGCGACCTGCCGGCCGGCTACTGCGCCCGCATGGTCAAGGAGGCGTGGCCCAACGTACGGATCAGCCACACCGCCGCGTACGGCCGCGACCATGCCGCCCGGCAGTCCGGGATGCGGCATCTGCTGGAGCACCTGGACGAGTTGCACGCCCTGGCGTCGGGCCCGGCCCGGCCCAAGCCGGTACGGGTCCCGCTGCCGGACCCGGGTGCGGTGCCCAGGCTGCCGCCGCTCGCCCCGCAGCAGTTGGCGGCCGAGCTGGGGCAGGCGTTCGGCCCGGCGGTGTTCCGGTACGAGCAGCGCGCGGTGTCCCGGCAGGGTGTCCCGCAGCCGGTGTCGCAGACACTGACCTGGGCGGGGTTGCCGGTGGAGTTCCCGCCGTTCTTCTGGGCGCAGGCGCAGCCGGGCCGGCCGATCCCGACGCTGGCCGAACTGGCGGCCGAGCGCGGTCGTACGGCCGCCCCGGACGCGGGCGGCTATCTGGTGCTGGGCAATGACTACGGCCGCCAGCTGTGCGTGCAGTACGGCACCGCCGCCGTGGTCGCCGTGGACCTGGACGGCGGGCCGGAGCAGACCCAGCCGAGGTTTGTGAACTCCGGGGTGCCGGAGTTCGTCCGCTGCCTGGCACTGCTCGGCCGGATGTGGCGGCTGCGCTACGGCCTGACGCCGGAACAGGCCGGCCGCTGGACCACCGACTTCCAGGCCCAGTTGGCCGCCATCGACCCGGCGGCCCTGCATTCCCCGGACACCTGGTGGGCCGTCCTCCTTGAGCAGTTCTGGGACGGCCTCCTGTAA
- a CDS encoding coiled-coil domain-containing protein: protein MRDAVSAYDFTTARRGYAPEQVERAVTALVSQRDEAWERLSALGSRLRDLEAELAAAVQAVAEAPPPDYSVLSPRAAGLLASAEAEADAVLQEARQAADELRQLALQQARQQAEFTAQIAETTRGEADRDAEQVLEQARAEAGKVREEAERESREVREAAAEEAARLSEQVAQERERTEAELTARRRVADEETAAALAREQEVEDRITAIGERRDRESAQHRETVLARVEEIDHEARTRADRVLERAHQEAERITAAAEREQRTYEERQELVQVHLDHIRQTLAALTNMPTAAGAGTATFSVPAPATEPMPVADADADTAEVALPIAPPPPAQRTGPTGDERRSG, encoded by the coding sequence ATGCGCGACGCCGTCTCTGCGTACGACTTCACCACGGCCCGGCGCGGCTACGCGCCCGAACAGGTCGAGCGTGCGGTCACGGCGCTGGTCAGCCAGCGGGACGAGGCATGGGAGCGGCTCAGCGCCCTCGGGTCCAGGCTCCGCGACCTGGAGGCCGAACTGGCCGCGGCGGTACAGGCCGTCGCGGAGGCCCCGCCGCCCGACTACTCGGTGCTCAGCCCGAGGGCCGCCGGGCTGCTCGCCTCGGCCGAGGCGGAGGCGGATGCGGTGCTCCAGGAGGCGCGGCAGGCCGCCGACGAGCTGCGGCAGCTGGCGCTCCAGCAGGCCCGGCAGCAGGCGGAGTTCACCGCGCAGATCGCCGAGACCACGCGCGGTGAGGCGGACCGGGACGCCGAGCAGGTGCTGGAGCAGGCCCGCGCCGAGGCCGGGAAGGTGCGCGAGGAAGCCGAGCGGGAGAGCCGGGAGGTCCGGGAGGCCGCTGCCGAGGAGGCCGCCCGGCTGTCGGAGCAGGTCGCGCAGGAGCGCGAGCGGACCGAGGCCGAACTCACCGCCCGGCGGCGGGTCGCCGACGAGGAGACCGCCGCAGCCCTGGCCCGCGAGCAGGAGGTCGAGGACCGGATCACCGCCATCGGCGAGCGCCGGGACCGCGAGTCGGCGCAGCACCGCGAGACCGTGCTGGCCCGGGTCGAGGAGATCGACCACGAGGCCCGGACCCGCGCCGACCGGGTGCTGGAGCGGGCCCACCAGGAGGCCGAGCGGATCACTGCGGCGGCGGAGCGGGAGCAGCGGACGTACGAGGAGCGCCAGGAGCTGGTCCAGGTGCACCTGGACCACATTCGGCAGACCCTGGCGGCGCTGACCAATATGCCGACCGCCGCCGGCGCCGGCACCGCCACGTTCTCCGTACCGGCTCCCGCGACCGAGCCCATGCCGGTCGCCGACGCCGACGCGGACACCGCCGAGGTGGCGCTGCCGATCGCGCCGCCGCCCCCGGCGCAGCGGACCGGCCCGACCGGCGACGAGCGCCGCTCCGGCTGA
- a CDS encoding nucleotide sugar dehydrogenase has protein sequence MRVVIAGQGYVGLPLAVRAAEVGHEVVGYDVDERRIKRLAVGESYVEDIPAERLRPLLEAGSYLPSTDPRDAAGFDIAVITVPTPLRDGAPDLSYIEASARMLARFLRPGATVVLESTTYPGTTEELLAPLLEEGSGLVAGRDFHLGYSPERIDPGNPTWRLENTPKVVSGLDAESLAAVEGFYGQLVERTVPVSSCKEAELTKLLENTFRHVNIALVNELAMFAHDLGIDVWEAIDAASTKPFGYLRFTPGPGVGGHCLPIDPSYLSWRVERALGHPFRFVELANDVNSHMPDYVVRRLVEALNERQRSVKGSRVLLLGLAYKKNTGDARETPAARVAELLTRMGAEVRAADPHVVAGVHVAEPVPPGPRAASAADGGHGDALASVRRVEATPEELAAADAVVLLADHDEFDYAAVTEHARYVLDCRRRLSGAAVEVL, from the coding sequence ATGCGCGTGGTGATCGCAGGCCAGGGATATGTGGGGTTGCCGCTGGCGGTCCGGGCTGCCGAGGTGGGGCACGAGGTCGTCGGGTACGACGTCGACGAGCGGCGGATCAAGCGGCTCGCGGTGGGCGAGTCCTATGTGGAGGACATCCCGGCGGAGCGGCTGCGGCCGCTGCTGGAGGCGGGCTCGTATCTGCCGTCCACCGACCCCCGGGACGCGGCGGGGTTCGACATCGCGGTGATCACCGTGCCGACGCCGCTGCGCGACGGTGCGCCCGACCTGTCGTACATCGAGGCGTCGGCCCGGATGCTGGCCCGCTTCCTGCGGCCGGGGGCGACGGTGGTGCTGGAGTCCACGACCTACCCGGGGACGACGGAGGAACTGCTGGCGCCGCTGCTGGAGGAGGGTTCGGGGCTGGTCGCGGGCCGGGACTTCCACCTCGGCTACAGCCCCGAGCGGATCGACCCGGGCAACCCGACCTGGCGGCTGGAGAACACGCCCAAGGTGGTCTCCGGTCTGGACGCGGAGTCGCTGGCGGCCGTCGAGGGGTTCTACGGGCAGCTGGTGGAGCGGACCGTACCGGTCTCCTCCTGCAAGGAGGCGGAGCTGACCAAGCTCCTGGAGAACACCTTCCGGCATGTGAACATCGCGCTGGTCAACGAGCTGGCGATGTTCGCCCACGACCTGGGGATCGACGTCTGGGAGGCGATCGACGCCGCCTCCACCAAGCCCTTCGGCTATCTGCGGTTCACCCCCGGCCCGGGGGTGGGCGGGCACTGCCTGCCGATCGACCCGTCGTATCTGTCGTGGCGGGTGGAACGGGCGCTGGGCCACCCGTTCCGGTTTGTGGAGCTGGCCAATGACGTCAACAGCCATATGCCGGACTATGTGGTGCGGCGGCTGGTGGAGGCGCTGAACGAGCGGCAGCGGTCGGTGAAGGGCTCCCGGGTGCTGCTGCTGGGCCTGGCGTACAAGAAGAACACCGGCGACGCCCGGGAGACCCCCGCCGCCCGGGTCGCGGAGCTGCTGACCCGGATGGGCGCGGAGGTCCGGGCGGCGGACCCGCATGTGGTGGCGGGCGTGCATGTGGCCGAGCCGGTGCCGCCGGGCCCCCGGGCGGCCTCCGCCGCCGACGGCGGGCACGGGGACGCGCTCGCCTCGGTCCGGCGGGTGGAGGCCACGCCCGAGGAGCTGGCGGCGGCGGACGCGGTGGTCCTGCTCGCGGACCACGACGAGTTCGACTACGCGGCCGTCACCGAGCATGCCCGCTATGTGCTGGACTGCCGCCGCCGGTTGAGCGGGGCCGCCGTCGAGGTGCTGTGA